In Mytilus edulis chromosome 4, xbMytEdul2.2, whole genome shotgun sequence, the following proteins share a genomic window:
- the LOC139518511 gene encoding protein wech-like: protein MATSGDIVCGVCEVEHITKDAEYWCPECEQGLCSNCLRYHKALKSSRNHCIISIDNYKQLPPFIINIKQYCPDHDRKFTNYCPQHESLCCPLCIPANHKECHGISAVEEIIQSSKTSTLLQSMEQNLNDIKSNMNKIIENKKQNLASIKSHKQKFRDEIKQMREKINKHLDKLEQQILHDLSAQEENAKLQIESILTNVFENTERVDMLQNNITTVKQYASDLQTFLGTKTIQDEVQKQEKEMHSILDDRSVNEVVLKCNLDDKITEILCTISSFGKVYIELGQPLVVIKMDKGKQAQIVYNLPAQPKTIDDITLVLQWKTNLKEKGRMTFIAGACINTSTGDIILTDYQDRLLILNQDGSIHKKIPLSFSFPADVTFIDDRTVAVSTHETYCIHIIDIRDNASKRIINTTNCCSGISYRHGFLLYAEHNKGICKVQLPNSGQTLLIPKMANNHWDYLAMSDDKIYHTMYRENKVCCYTMSGEKIWEYNDKTILKNPIGVSFDKSSNIYVASNGNNTIIVISSEGNSARCILGKEDGIGRPFGMCIDIERNSLLVSSNDGTVVLYKLT, encoded by the coding sequence ATGGCAACATCAGGTGACATAGTATGCGGTGTGTGTGAAGTTGAACACATAACTAAAGACGCTGAATATTGGTGTCCTGAATGTGAACAAGGTCTGTGTTCCAATTGTCTGAGGTACCACAAAGCATTAAAGTCCTCTCGTAATCATTGTATTATCTCCATAGATAATTATAAACAACTACCGCCGTTTATAATCAACATAAAACAATATTGCCCCGATCATGATAGGAAATTCACAAATTATTGTCCTCAACATGAAAGTCTGTGTTGTCCTTTGTGTATTCCAGCCAATCATAAAGAATGTCATGGAATATCAGCGGTAGAGGAAATAATTCAATCGTCCAAAACATCAACATTATTGCAGAGTATGGAACAAAACCTTAATGATATCAAAagtaatatgaataaaataatcGAGAACAAAAAACAGAATCTTGCTTCAATCAAGAGCCATAAACAGAAGTTTCGTGATGAGATAAAACAGATGCGAGAAAAAATAAACAAGCATCTAGACAAATTAGAACAACAAATACTCCATGACTTATCTGCACAGGAAGAAAATGCCAAATTACAGATAGAAAGTATTTTGACAAACGTTTTCGAAAATACAGAAAGAGTTGATATGTTACAAAACAATATAACGACTGTCAAGCAGTATGCATCAGACCTTCAGACCTTCCTGGGAACGAAAACGATTCAAGATGAGGTACAAAAGCAAGAAAAAGAAATGCATTCAATTTTGGACGACAGAAGTGTAAATGAGGTAGTCCTTAAATGCAATCTAGACGATAAGATAACAGAAATATTGTGCACAATAAGTTCGTTCGGAAAGGTTTATATAGAGCTTGGCCAGCCATTGGTTGTCATTAAGATGGATAAGGGTAAACAAGCTCAAATTGTATATAATCTACCAGCACAACCAAAAACAATTGATGATATCACCCTGGTTTTACAATGGAAAACAAACCTTAAGGAAAAAGGTCGTATGACGTTTATCGCTGGAGCTTGCATCAATACGTCTACTGGAGATATCATACTTACAGATTACCAAGATCGACTGTTAATTTTAAATCAAGATGGATCTATACACAAAAAGATTCCTTTGTCTTTTTCCTTTCCTGCAGATGTTACTTTTATCGATGACAGAACTGTTGCTGTTTCAACTCACGAGACATATTGCATTCACATTATTGATATAAGAGATAATGCATCAAAGAGAATAATAAATACTACTAACTGCTGTAGTGGGATATCCTATAGACACGGATTTTTATTGTACGCTGAACATAATAAGGGCATATGCAAAGTTCAGCTGCCAAATTCTGGCCAAACTCTCCTCATTCCGAAAATGGCTAATAATCACTGGGATTATCTTGCAATGTCAGACGATAAGATATATCATACAATGTACAGAGAAAATAAAGTATGCTGTTATACGATGTCAGGAGAAAAAATATGGGAATACAACGACAAAACAATATTAAAGAACCCAATTGGTGTGTCTTTCGATAAAAGTTCCAATATTTACGTTGCATCAAATGGGAACAACACTATTATCGTCATATCATCTGAAGGGAACTCTGCGAGGTGTATATTGGGAAAAGAAGATGGCATCGGCCGGCCTTTTGGAATGTGTATCGACATAGAAAGAAACAGTCTATTAGTTAGCAGCAATGATGGAACCGTGGTTTTATACAAATTGACATAA